The Vitis vinifera cultivar Pinot Noir 40024 chromosome 7, ASM3070453v1 genomic interval atttttaagcaggtaaaataataaagtctatcattattacataaaaattattatattttatataaaagttatttttctatctttattttttaaaaatagaaaataataaatatatctaaataaatattaaaatatttatttttaaaaatttttaaatatgaaaataaaatattttaataattttaaaaaatatgattaattttcataaaatgttttccGGCCTTTTGAGAATTACTATTgaatatatttgtatattattatttttttttctaaaaataattctcattttgGTTTCAAACCCAATAACAGTGAATTAGTTGAGAAAattatactctttttttttttctttcattccaaaATCATTGAACAAACTCGTTGATGGCACAGAGATAACCTACGGAAGTAATGTCCTACTATTTTATTCATCAAACAAATCAATTATATGAAATTGATTTCCTGCGGCATTttgtaaaatgaaattaaaaaaaaacgaatataaaatagaataatataaaatattaaaaatataataataaaaaggatataaataatacaaaataaaaatgatttaaaaatattggaatttgataaaaacaaattaatagtaaatatgagaaaaaaggaaaactcgcaaaaaagagtaaaaattttaaaatatcttcaaatttatgaaaacataaaaatattgaaattttttaaaaacaaattgatatCATAGATGTGGATAGAGGCTGTAACATAAGGGTTTTTCCTAAGAGGTGAATCATATACTTCTTTTGGGACAAATGTAGCCCATAATTAGTGCGTTAGACTTCTATCCTAAGAAAATAGTTGATTTTGTCAAAATCcttaaagagagaaaataacattaaGGTGAGAAATCAAATGGGTTAATTTTGAACTATTACTTTCCgttataataatattatccACATAGACTAAAGCAACGACACTAGACTTAAGATGTAAAACCAAGTTGAAGTAAAAAAGACTTTAACCTTTTAAACCAAGCTCGAAGGACTTGTTTCAAgtcatatcattttttatgtaGCTTGTACACTTGCTATgtattttgttcaaaaccaggtggttgctgcATAAACACATCATCCGACAAAACCCCATTGAGAAATACATTACTAACATCAACCAACCTAATCTCCTATCCTGTAGCTAAAGCAATTGTAAGAACTACTCTAATTGTTATTGGTTTCACCACTAGGCTaaatattttagtaaaataaaaaccaacttGTTGATCAAGTCCCTTAGCCAAAAAATTAGCTTTATATCTAGAAATTGAACAATTgagatttcttttgattttgaagATCCATTTGCAATCATCGACTTTCCTATTTGGAAGTAAATATACAAGAGACCAAGTTTTATTCTTAAGCGAGGCATCATATTTATTTGACATAGCAACCTTCCAATAATCACAACTTTTAAGGCCTTATTAATAGAGGTGGGTTCACTTGTAGATAGATCAATAGCAACATAGGCTTTAGGCTTTAAAATTTCTCTTATATAACAAGTAACCACAGGTTCTAAGTTAGTAGGTAGTGGAACATTACTACAATCAAGAATAAACTAAGACAAAACATGTGTAGGGGGTGATGAAGAATTAGGTTCAAGAGTTGGCACAAGTGACAAGAAAGCAATGAGTGTTGTAGTGGGAGACTCAACAAGATGGTGACTAGGTGAGCCATTTTAGATAAAGGTTGCAAAATAGGAGATGGAAGAGGATGCATTGTGTTGTCAATGATATATGAGGAAAAAGTTTGGTTAGGTGGTTTTGAAGCAAAAGGTAATGTAAATTCATCAAACACATAATGTCATGAGATGTGAATTCTTCCATTAGAAGCCAAGCATCGGTAATCTTTGTGGACATCACTATAGGCTATAGCTAAGAAATGTGCAGAGGAAAGAATGGTATTGTTATTTATGATTATGGTAAGGTCTTAAGTGAGGTTAACAAGTACAACCAAATACCTTTAAGAAGTTATAACTAGGTTTAGTGTAAACCAACACTTCCAACGGTGATCTCTAGCTTAGGATTCATCGCTTTGGTTTCAACTTAAGAAATTTTGAAGGGAACCCgattctaaaataaaatctcCAAGTCAATAACCTTTGATTGCAACAAGAACTTTATGTTTTCAAGAAAGACAGTTTGTAACATCGTCCAACTTCATTGTAACTAGGTGATTGAGAGGATTAGCTATTTGAAGAATTCGAACAACTGGAGATAACTTTGGACGTGGTGATGGTGTTCATGGAAGAGATTTCTACCATGATTGAGCTTAAGAACTATAATACaatatgaaagcaaaaataacaaagaattgAAAAGATAACAAAGAGTTGAAATAGAAATgtgaaaatgtgaatctcaataatggaatacacctagaggggggtgaataggtgttttataacaattttgaaattctcccaacaaatattacctaaccttagactATCTTAATGTCAAGAAACTTTtcttccaacaacttttcaacaaatcataacatccacaagcaagaatgtatgcatcaacactctcccaacaatttatcaaAGCAAAACACAtacaaatgcttcaacactcctaaaaattaaatcaaaatgtagagtgagagaaagagacaatgaacaccggattttaacatggaaaacctccgaagagataaaaaaccacgggcctatcaccgattgaaaaactccactatgaagaataaaaactgagtacaaggttttacctagttcaagccaaccaatccttccccgactacttgactagtaccttcattttcagcttctctcttcttctttcggagcacacttggagtccgcaccaagctcaatcccagcctcttcttgaatccacacaagaagaaaaatgggtatgtacccaaacccaaatagaatgagagattgagaTGTGTATGAAgcaatgaatcaacccatttattgctcaagaaaatctattaaaagctagtttggaaaacattaagagaagtggattttctttgcaatcaaaaaccccaaattaggaaagcaaaaatgagaaaatgaggaACACTTAGAGTGTGGCTGCTCTCCCCACGTTTTCAGCAGTCTCTCACAccagaaaatgagagaagattggtttttaaagtgtaaaaagaaacccttaatctaatgactgatatttgataaaaaaataaaaaaaaacattagttggaTAGATCCACCCCTACACTTGGATCGATCCAGAAACAGATGAATTTTCccttgcaccaaaaaccatttttcccaactttctaacacatttaaagattaaaaaccggGTTGATTCACATCCAATTACTCCACACTCGACTACATACCTcggcctcttagcaaagtcttagtcttcaaagtcaagtagtatgaataggaataggaaagccgagttagggaacacttaggaattttgtccgaAATtaccaacctagctaaacactcacaaaataatcttttaaaatCTTTCTCATATATTTTCATTCTAATTGAGTTATATAATAACTAGGTTATTTATATCTCTACAATAAGTTATTTCTAACATTTACAACAACCCAAAATATTAGGAAAATACAAGTAGCTAAGTGGTTAGCTTCAACACTTTTTACCCTTTTTGTCATAATATTTGTACtcttctcacattttttttttgtgtatctTTTCTCCTATTATCCATATCATCTCTTGCAATCTTTGTACTTcctcacatttaaatattataatagaaatatgatttaaattttaaaaaaataatgtagaagtattaaaaatataatactaaataaaaatgacataaatgatatacaaatattGGAATTTGATACAATCAAATTGATAGTAAATATGACCAAGTTATTTGAAAGGGGTGAACTCACAAAAAagtctaaaaattttaaaatataaattctattaattattaaatattcaaatattatttgacacaaaatttctagttgcatttatatgaaaaaaataacaaatattaccttaatacttaataatctCTTGAAATCCTTCttacaatattttcttcaaaaaatgtaaattctttgtttcctttttttaaaagatataaaactttctcttcaaatttatgaaaacatgaaaataaaaaatataaaaatattgaaattgtttaaaaacaaattgatcACAAATATGCCTTAATGATCTCAATTTTGATCaataataaactcatttaaaaaatctaaaattaaatcCTACTAAgaattaaatattcaaatattatttaacaTAATATTTCTACTCACAAAATTTacatttacaagaaaaaaaaaaatcaaatattacttTATCACTTGTAAttactttaaatcatttttacattatcttatttaatttttgcatttctttttcaagataTATTAAgctaatcttcaaaattttcaaattttgaccaCCGCTCTTCACCTAGAATCATGAATTTTGAGTCAAAGTGGGTTGTttgaatacaaaaatataacttttaggtttcttttaaaacttatattcaaGTCTCTTATAATCACTTAAGTGTTACATCATTCTCCCACGAAAAATAAAGcctcaattaaaaaaaaaattaatgatattcTTCGATAATAAAAGAACtacttcaaaaataattttgacaaaaTGATTAAACTTaagtgatatttgtttttttacttaattctaaatagaaccttaatacttagaacccgtttgatagtgattctaatgaagtgtttttatttgaagtgttttctgcTATAGTGTTTCTGTGAAGAACACTTTTATGATaatcagaaaaaatgattctaaagtgtttttgataatatattgtataaatataaaaacacttttaatattaataaattaccaaaaaggacatacaattttaattaaaaaaatggtatgataaacaaaaaaactttttattaatgaaaaaacatctaaatcactaaaaaacataacattgaataaaagataattttaaaattaaaacaatatatgattacctattaattctaaaaaaaaaaagacttttctaattaaaaataataatttttttatcactatactaaaattttaaaaaatatttacaaaaaaatggaaaaggaaaacaaaaaaagaatagaGGGTTACCTTCGATCCACGATCTCGAATGAAAATAGAGGTTTACTGTGTTGTCTCATATGGAGagcgatggaggaggagaataaAGGAGAGAGGTATGAACGAAAGGGAAGAAAGATATCGGGAATCACTggggggcatttttggaatatttcaaaaaaattgaagtgtttttaaaaaaaaaacacctgtcaagtgattctctaaaaatcacttcaagtgtttttccagattttcaaaagtgttttttaaaattttccaaacactttattttcatcccaaaaacacttaaaagtgtttttaagagtagaaacacttttaaaaatcactaccaaacgggctcttaataatgttaaatattaaattatttatttttgtagtattttatttctattaagtattaaaaaataaagaaaaactaatatgttttttttttctatttagaaaaaactatatattttggtttttttctatttaataaaaagtttataataagttatgaaaaaatagaaaaacaaataacctaaattccaaaaacaaattactttcaagaaaaagccaaaaaaacaaacatcacttTAGAGTCTGTTTTAgttgtatgatttaaaaataattttttttttttaaaataaaaaaaaactgttttaaaaaatttataacactATTTGTCATTATTCtgttaaaacaatttttaaaaataaagcataatttttagagaacaagtaaaagttgcttttattgatttttaaaatacaaaagattgtttgcttgttttcaaaaaatatttttaagttaaaaaataaaaaataatttttgataacAAGTTTGAGAAAACATAGGGAAAGGCAACcttaatttttgtttccatAATGGGGCTTTTGGCCCAAAACTCCCGCATCACTGCCTACACGTCGACGGGTGATGAAGCAAGCACCCACTAAAGCTAATCCGGATCCAGGACATCCCGAACCGGTATTAGCACACATCTCCCTCGTGACCAAACAACCCCTTAACTCCCTCTCTCTTATAAACCCTCACAAACCCTAGCTGCCATTGTTGGATTCGgcgagagagaaagagagaaagagagagagaaggatgGTGTCGGGATCAGGGATCTGCGCCGGGAGAGTGGTGGTGGACGCAAGGCACCACATGCTGGGGAGGCTGGCGTCGATATTGGCGAAAGAGTTGCTGAATGGGCAGAAAGTGGTGGTAGTGAGATGCGAGGAGATCTGCCTCTCTGGTGGACTCGTTCGCCAGAAGATGAAGTACCTGAGGTTCCTCCGCAAGCGCATGAACACCAAGCCCTCTCATGGGCCCATCCACTTCCGCGCCCCCTCCAAGATCCTCTGGCGTACCATCCGTGGGtgagttattaatatttttctgtTGTCCTTATCAGAAAAATGAGAGTGTCATGGGTCTGGCCCTCCTGGTTCAAATGATCTAATGCTgtttggtttttcttgtttgctgtttgtttttttattatttatttgctCTGCTGTTGTGTATTGActgtctgtttggttgctgagaaacttTGGGAAGTGGTAAAGATGGGATATGATCATATATCTtaattaagttatttatgcCGTGAATAAAAGCATAAGGAAACGAAAATTCTGGATCttgtatttttgctaaaatCTTAAATGtgctttcttatttttcttcttgtatTGTTAAATATTAACTATTGTTTAGGAGAAAGAGAAATCAGgtgaaaagaatgaaagaatcTTGGCTCAAACTGACTCTCAGCTAAGAGTGGGGGGGTTTATGTCCTTTCCGAAGATTGCTTGCATTTCTCAACAATCAATTTTGTGAATGGGTTTCTGTTTTGAATTGCCGGGTGTTTTAGTCCATGCTCTACTAGGATTTATTACTCATTCACTGAAATGGTAAATGAAAACTGttcgtttggttgctgagaaaatcaggaaaagaaaagaacaagaaattttaaattgtacAAAACTCGAATTAACTAAGGCATGCTTGCAATGCTCAGTTGAGTGGAGTATTTGTTTGTCTGAATCCAAATCATGGAGAATCTTCAATTAGAAATTTTGGTGCCTGTACCTTTCCTTCACTTCATTAGGTACCATACAGAGCTTAATTTCAACACtgtttttaatgaatttttttggttttgttttattGTAGGATGATTCCGCACAAGACCAAGCGTGGAGCAGCAGCCCTTGCACGATTGAAGGCTTATGAGGGAATCCCTCCACCATATGATAAGATGAAGAGGATGGTCATTCCTGATGCACTCAAGTTAGTTTCTTGTTTCTCTTGATTATCGTTGTCTCTGAATTTCTTAATTGGGGTTTGGTTTCAAgtctattgtttttttaatcatgtgTTTTAATCTTGTTTCTTGCTAATTGATTTGATGGT includes:
- the LOC100261957 gene encoding large ribosomal subunit protein uL13w; translated protein: MVSGSGICAGRVVVDARHHMLGRLASILAKELLNGQKVVVVRCEEICLSGGLVRQKMKYLRFLRKRMNTKPSHGPIHFRAPSKILWRTIRGMIPHKTKRGAAALARLKAYEGIPPPYDKMKRMVIPDALKVLRLQAGHKYCLLGRLSSEVGWNHYDTIRELEKKRKERAQLAYERKKQLTKLRVKAEKVAEEKLSTQLDILAAVKY